A single window of Parabacteroides sp. FAFU027 DNA harbors:
- a CDS encoding MGH1-like glycoside hydrolase domain-containing protein, translating into MRLQNLYVAAIAIIFTTIAQAQNNKTVFQSKAFSIYENRVEQGKFKSVATSPTELTSDYRSPDADRYSPTVSFKFSINSRDNEMTPGKDHKVTLQPVNGSCVTTVQFGKQYIQTVPVKEEENLPVNTRWTIRLDMRDVLKSFREKGYYTLFNGEKLDRSDFKGVYVAGSAAPLMWDFNNLRNRTELELKDPDGDGIYETTLILNKKSDEKQMASTWSLKKDLSAFPKYQSGYTISDALYNLALDEMVNAVEPDSTFRTGKEWAGVWTRDISYSIILSMAHLQPKVAKYSLLRKVKNGRIIQDTGTGGAYPASTDRIIWAVAAWELYKVTGDKEWLSHAYSIIKNTIEDDLKNVYDPVTGLVRGESSFLDWREQTYPRWMQPVDIYESENLGTNAVHYQANIILSQMAKLMNDVDASVRYAGIALKIKKGINSYLWMEDKGYYGQYLYGRNFKILSPRAEALGEALCVWFGIANAQQRKSIIERVPVMDYGIPCIYPQIPGIPPYHNNAVWPFVQTYWGLASASEGNDEAVLETMAAVYRPAAMFLTNKENFVASTGDFAGTQINSSNMLWSLSGSIALVHRILFGIEFKTDSLVFHPVVPKALSGKRSLSNYKCRNAILDIEMDGFGNQVKEFELDGKALKVAALPYTLTGRHSIRIILANNEFSKSGIHKVANYTTVETPVARYANGRLTWNKIPGARSYAVLKNGKQVLNTAKTSILVTPMVYAEYQIIANDARSVASFASEPVVIANSKSNKTYEAELFVPKANLGYKNYRGEGYVEISKQANRSITIPVEADKTGVYAINFRYANGNGPVNTENKCAIRTLNIDGRFAGTIVLPQRGTNEWSNWGYTNSVQVDLTKGKHQIEICFESQNENMNVEVNQAMLDTMFVWLIK; encoded by the coding sequence ATGAGACTTCAAAACTTATATGTTGCAGCAATAGCTATTATTTTCACAACAATAGCTCAAGCTCAGAATAACAAGACGGTATTTCAGTCAAAAGCATTCTCTATTTATGAAAATAGGGTAGAGCAGGGGAAGTTTAAATCAGTTGCGACATCTCCGACAGAGCTGACTTCTGACTATCGCAGTCCTGATGCTGACAGGTATAGCCCGACTGTTTCATTCAAATTCAGTATTAATTCCCGGGATAATGAAATGACTCCGGGAAAAGACCACAAGGTAACCCTTCAGCCCGTTAACGGTAGCTGTGTAACTACAGTGCAGTTTGGAAAACAGTACATACAAACCGTTCCGGTAAAAGAGGAGGAGAATCTTCCGGTAAACACGCGCTGGACTATCCGTCTTGATATGCGTGACGTATTGAAGTCTTTCAGGGAAAAGGGATATTACACGCTGTTCAACGGAGAAAAACTGGATCGGTCAGACTTTAAGGGGGTATATGTGGCCGGAAGTGCAGCTCCACTGATGTGGGATTTCAATAACCTTCGAAATCGTACAGAACTGGAACTAAAAGATCCGGATGGGGATGGTATTTATGAGACTACCCTGATCCTGAATAAGAAAAGTGATGAAAAGCAGATGGCTTCTACCTGGTCACTGAAGAAGGATCTGTCCGCTTTTCCCAAATATCAATCAGGTTATACTATCTCCGATGCCTTATACAATCTGGCCTTGGATGAAATGGTTAATGCCGTGGAGCCTGACAGCACTTTCCGTACCGGAAAAGAGTGGGCCGGTGTATGGACGCGTGATATCAGTTACAGCATCATTCTGTCAATGGCACATCTGCAACCGAAAGTAGCGAAATACAGCCTTTTGCGTAAAGTGAAAAATGGGCGGATTATTCAGGATACCGGTACTGGTGGCGCTTATCCGGCTTCGACAGACCGTATCATTTGGGCAGTTGCAGCCTGGGAACTGTACAAGGTGACCGGAGATAAAGAGTGGTTGTCTCATGCATATTCTATTATAAAAAATACGATAGAGGATGACCTGAAAAACGTCTATGATCCTGTAACTGGATTGGTTCGGGGTGAATCATCGTTTCTCGATTGGCGTGAACAGACCTATCCCCGCTGGATGCAGCCTGTCGATATCTATGAGTCGGAAAATCTAGGAACCAATGCTGTCCATTATCAGGCTAATATCATTCTTTCTCAAATGGCTAAATTGATGAATGATGTGGATGCATCAGTCAGATATGCCGGGATTGCATTGAAAATTAAGAAAGGGATCAATTCTTATCTCTGGATGGAAGATAAAGGTTATTACGGTCAATACCTATACGGTCGTAATTTCAAAATCTTGTCGCCGCGTGCAGAAGCATTGGGTGAAGCTCTTTGTGTGTGGTTTGGTATTGCCAATGCTCAACAACGCAAGTCAATCATAGAACGTGTACCGGTAATGGATTATGGTATTCCTTGTATATATCCACAAATCCCGGGTATTCCGCCTTATCATAATAATGCCGTGTGGCCATTTGTCCAGACATATTGGGGACTGGCATCCGCTTCGGAAGGAAACGACGAGGCTGTACTCGAAACGATGGCTGCGGTTTATCGCCCCGCCGCAATGTTTCTGACCAATAAAGAGAATTTCGTCGCATCGACCGGAGACTTTGCCGGGACACAAATCAACTCCAGTAATATGCTCTGGAGTTTATCCGGAAGTATTGCTCTTGTTCATCGAATATTGTTTGGCATCGAATTTAAAACTGATAGTCTGGTATTTCACCCGGTTGTCCCTAAAGCCTTGTCGGGTAAACGATCTTTATCCAATTATAAGTGCCGTAATGCCATTCTTGATATAGAGATGGATGGTTTTGGTAATCAGGTAAAAGAGTTTGAACTTGATGGAAAAGCACTAAAGGTTGCCGCTCTTCCTTATACGTTGACAGGCAGACATTCTATTCGAATTATTTTGGCAAATAATGAGTTTTCAAAATCCGGTATTCATAAGGTCGCAAACTATACGACAGTAGAAACTCCGGTGGCTCGTTATGCTAATGGTCGATTGACATGGAATAAAATCCCGGGTGCCAGATCGTATGCTGTTTTGAAAAACGGCAAACAGGTACTGAATACAGCGAAAACCTCAATACTGGTAACACCAATGGTTTATGCAGAGTATCAGATTATAGCTAATGATGCAAGAAGTGTGGCTTCTTTTGCTTCAGAGCCGGTAGTGATCGCAAACAGTAAATCCAATAAGACCTATGAAGCAGAACTATTTGTTCCAAAAGCTAACTTGGGCTACAAAAACTACCGGGGAGAAGGATATGTCGAAATCAGTAAACAGGCCAATAGAAGCATTACCATACCTGTTGAAGCAGACAAGACAGGTGTATATGCAATCAACTTCCGCTATGCAAACGGCAATGGTCCGGTCAATACTGAAAACAAGTGTGCCATCCGCACATTGAACATTGATGGACGTTTTGCCGGAACCATCGTACTTCCTCAGCGGGGAACCAATGAATGGTCAAACTGGGGATACACAAATTCTGTGCAGGTGGATTTGACAAAAGGCAAACATCAGATTGAAATCTGTTTTGAGTCTCAAAATGAAAATATGAATGTGGAGGTTAACCAGGCGATGTTGGATACTATGTTCGTTTGGCTGATTAAGTGA
- a CDS encoding glycoside hydrolase family 31 protein, translating into MKKYITGYLIGLLLSVSSLLAQKITADPVISGKCLSYEASGSQAVFHCENNVNVLLKICSPGIVKLWYEQGKFQRNNESFAVVNENIDNAGTLSVSEQPGSYEIFTSELIVRINKNPFQVRFFDKYQKLLLEDFQGKGFVKETQRQVSYKTLRPNEHFFGLGEKSGGLDRRGKTFRMWNSDKPCYATDEDPLYKSIPFFMSNFGYGIFFDNTYKSVFNFGASSNEYYSFESPGGEMAYYFIFGPSYKQIIERYTQLTGKPIMPPEWAFGFSQCRGMYTNEKLAREVAGEFRKRQIPCDIIYQDIGWTQNLQDFEWRKENYQNPKQMVSDLAAQGFKMIVSQDPVISQNNKKQWREADSLGYFAKDIRTGKSYDMPWPWGGNCGVVDFTRPGVADWWGSYQQKVLNDGVRGFWTDMGEPAWSNEEDADRLNMKHYLGMHDEIHNVYGFNWDKAVTEQFEKRNPNKRVFQMTRSCFAGMQRYTFAWSGDSGDGNDVLNGWNKLAAQVSLAQSAGMGLIPFWTTDISGYCGDIKDREAFAELYIRWMQFGVFNPLSRAHHEGDYAAEPWTFGADAERLCREAISLKYKLHPYIYTYARNAYDTGLPLMRALLLEYPDDVETFKLDGQFLLGKEILVAPVVEKEASEKQVYLPQGEWIDFNDGKTVHRGKQWITYPVTLSTIPMFVKRGSIIPQMPVQQYIGEKKNAPVGFDIYPAAEGRSAGFTLYEDDGETNDYKKDICVRTDVKCQTEKDAYVVTVQNRDENRCVELKHNRNFGVKIRLEKIPVKVELNGTKLKFVSPEKMGRSWFELSATASASWDKDTNTFWIKWQDNGEKVEISIRK; encoded by the coding sequence ATGAAAAAATACATTACCGGCTATCTGATAGGACTACTCTTGTCGGTTAGCTCTCTTTTAGCACAAAAAATAACGGCGGATCCAGTCATATCTGGCAAATGCCTCTCCTATGAAGCTTCCGGTTCTCAAGCCGTTTTCCACTGCGAGAATAACGTCAATGTGCTGCTGAAAATTTGCAGCCCTGGAATTGTAAAGCTGTGGTATGAACAAGGCAAATTTCAACGCAACAATGAATCGTTTGCCGTGGTCAATGAAAACATTGATAATGCCGGAACTTTGTCCGTTTCAGAACAACCGGGCAGCTATGAAATTTTTACCAGCGAGCTGATTGTTCGCATCAATAAGAATCCTTTTCAAGTGCGTTTCTTTGACAAATATCAAAAGTTGCTGCTTGAAGATTTTCAAGGCAAAGGTTTTGTGAAAGAGACACAGAGACAAGTCAGCTACAAAACGCTTCGCCCCAATGAGCACTTCTTCGGGTTGGGTGAAAAAAGCGGAGGATTAGATCGTCGGGGTAAAACCTTCCGAATGTGGAATAGTGACAAGCCGTGCTACGCCACCGATGAAGATCCGTTGTACAAAAGCATTCCCTTCTTTATGAGTAACTTTGGATACGGGATTTTCTTTGATAATACCTATAAAAGTGTATTCAACTTCGGAGCTTCCTCCAACGAATATTATTCCTTCGAATCCCCCGGTGGAGAGATGGCTTACTATTTCATCTTTGGTCCGTCGTACAAACAAATCATCGAACGCTATACCCAACTGACCGGAAAACCAATCATGCCGCCCGAATGGGCATTTGGTTTTTCCCAGTGCCGGGGCATGTACACTAACGAGAAGCTGGCACGAGAAGTGGCGGGAGAGTTTCGTAAACGTCAAATCCCTTGCGATATTATTTATCAGGATATTGGCTGGACCCAAAACTTACAGGACTTCGAATGGAGAAAAGAGAATTATCAAAATCCGAAGCAAATGGTTTCCGATTTGGCAGCACAGGGTTTCAAGATGATTGTCTCTCAGGATCCGGTGATTTCCCAAAACAATAAAAAACAGTGGCGCGAAGCTGATTCGCTCGGCTATTTTGCCAAAGATATCCGCACCGGAAAAAGTTACGATATGCCCTGGCCGTGGGGCGGAAACTGCGGTGTGGTCGATTTTACCAGACCGGGAGTGGCCGACTGGTGGGGAAGTTATCAACAGAAGGTGTTGAATGACGGTGTTCGTGGTTTCTGGACCGATATGGGTGAACCCGCCTGGAGTAATGAAGAGGACGCTGACCGCCTCAATATGAAACATTATCTCGGGATGCACGACGAAATCCACAACGTTTATGGATTCAACTGGGATAAAGCCGTGACGGAGCAGTTTGAAAAACGCAATCCCAACAAACGGGTATTTCAGATGACCCGCTCATGCTTCGCAGGCATGCAACGTTACACCTTTGCATGGTCAGGCGATTCGGGTGATGGCAATGACGTACTGAATGGCTGGAATAAACTGGCGGCTCAGGTTTCTTTGGCACAATCTGCAGGAATGGGATTGATTCCTTTCTGGACTACCGATATTTCAGGCTATTGTGGCGATATCAAAGACCGTGAAGCTTTCGCGGAATTGTATATCCGATGGATGCAGTTTGGGGTATTCAATCCGCTAAGCCGTGCGCATCATGAAGGAGATTATGCTGCTGAACCCTGGACATTCGGTGCAGATGCCGAGCGTCTTTGCCGAGAAGCCATCAGCCTGAAATACAAGCTGCATCCCTATATCTATACCTATGCCCGCAACGCCTACGATACCGGATTACCGCTGATGCGAGCCCTGTTGCTTGAATACCCTGACGATGTGGAGACCTTTAAACTTGATGGTCAGTTCCTGTTGGGAAAAGAGATTCTGGTGGCACCGGTTGTTGAAAAAGAAGCATCCGAAAAGCAGGTTTATCTGCCACAGGGCGAATGGATCGACTTTAATGATGGAAAAACGGTTCATAGAGGAAAACAGTGGATTACCTACCCGGTAACATTGAGCACGATTCCTATGTTTGTAAAACGGGGCTCCATCATCCCACAAATGCCGGTGCAACAATATATTGGGGAAAAGAAAAACGCTCCGGTTGGGTTCGATATTTATCCGGCTGCAGAAGGTCGTTCAGCCGGTTTTACACTTTATGAAGACGATGGAGAAACCAACGATTATAAGAAAGATATTTGTGTCAGAACCGATGTGAAATGTCAAACGGAAAAGGATGCTTATGTCGTTACTGTACAGAATCGGGATGAGAATCGTTGCGTTGAGCTAAAGCATAACCGGAATTTCGGAGTAAAGATTCGTCTGGAGAAGATACCGGTAAAAGTAGAATTGAATGGAACAAAACTGAAGTTTGTAAGTCCTGAAAAAATGGGCAGAAGCTGGTTTGAATTGTCCGCTACAGCATCAGCGTCGTGGGATAAAGATACCAATACATTCTGGATAAAATGGCAGGATAATGGAGAAAAAGTTGAAATCAGTATCCGTAAATAG
- a CDS encoding glycoside hydrolase family 66 protein, translating into MKKVKLPILISAMIMILASCGEKDEVSNTPTEVPTNPATPTFYNYSISTDKAIYNPGDEVTFTTNTSLPVTAKVRYKYQNTVVEDMAVSTSTWKWKTPTTDYKGYIAEVYSTSNGTETIYSTIGVDVSSSWKKFPRYGFLSRFPVLSDDAVNSVLGNLNRYHINGLQFYDWQNKHHMPLPIVNSAPAVSWKDIINRDIYLSTIQKYIAGAHSRNMKAMFYNLVYGAWDNAEADGVQKEWYVYNDNTHTNRDFHPLSSPFLSNIYLLDPSNTGWQQYIAAQNRIVYQYLDFDGYHMDQLGDRGTRYKYDGTSLNLSQTFKPFINAIKADEPQKDIVMNAVGQYGQQGIAEAPTDFLYTEVWSPFDTYNDLANLIKQNNTLSSNTKNTVLAAYMNYDMANNTGYFNTPSVLMTDAVIFAFGGAHIELGEHMLGKEYFPNSNLAMKDDLKSAMINYYDFMTAYQNLLRDGGTFNNITLSSTDNKLSIGTWPAAARKVAVFGKKVDNKQVIHLINFTNSKTQNWRDNTGVQVSPTLVKNATLVLTSDAIVKKIWVASPDIIGGASRTVNFAQNGNKVSFILPELKYWSMVVVEY; encoded by the coding sequence ATGAAGAAAGTAAAACTTCCTATTCTGATTTCTGCAATGATCATGATATTAGCTTCCTGCGGAGAAAAAGATGAGGTATCCAACACGCCTACTGAGGTTCCCACAAATCCGGCGACTCCGACCTTTTATAATTATTCGATTTCAACGGATAAAGCCATCTATAATCCCGGAGATGAGGTAACTTTTACGACAAATACCTCTTTGCCCGTTACTGCAAAGGTCAGATACAAATACCAGAATACAGTAGTTGAGGACATGGCTGTAAGCACTTCTACGTGGAAATGGAAAACTCCGACTACCGATTATAAAGGCTATATTGCTGAGGTATATTCCACTTCCAATGGTACGGAGACGATCTATTCTACCATTGGTGTAGATGTATCTTCCAGTTGGAAAAAATTTCCGCGCTATGGATTCCTGTCCAGGTTCCCCGTTTTAAGTGATGATGCTGTAAACAGCGTGCTCGGTAATTTGAACAGGTATCACATCAACGGACTGCAATTCTACGACTGGCAGAACAAACATCACATGCCGCTGCCGATAGTGAATTCCGCACCGGCAGTCAGTTGGAAGGATATTATCAACCGGGATATCTATCTCAGTACCATCCAGAAATACATCGCAGGAGCACACAGCCGCAACATGAAGGCGATGTTCTACAATCTGGTCTATGGTGCATGGGACAATGCCGAAGCCGATGGAGTTCAGAAGGAGTGGTACGTCTATAATGACAATACCCATACCAACCGGGACTTTCACCCGCTATCTTCACCGTTCCTGAGTAATATTTATTTGTTGGATCCATCCAATACCGGATGGCAACAGTACATAGCGGCTCAAAACCGGATTGTGTATCAGTATCTTGATTTTGACGGATACCATATGGATCAATTGGGCGATCGCGGTACTCGATATAAATATGATGGTACATCATTGAATCTGTCCCAGACCTTTAAGCCGTTTATCAATGCAATCAAAGCAGACGAACCTCAAAAGGATATCGTGATGAACGCAGTGGGTCAATACGGACAGCAGGGCATCGCAGAAGCGCCAACCGATTTTCTTTATACAGAAGTGTGGTCTCCGTTTGACACCTACAATGATCTGGCCAATTTGATTAAGCAGAATAATACGCTGAGCAGCAATACCAAGAATACGGTTCTGGCAGCCTATATGAACTATGATATGGCCAACAATACCGGTTATTTCAATACACCGTCTGTCCTGATGACAGATGCAGTGATCTTCGCTTTTGGCGGTGCACATATTGAGCTGGGTGAGCACATGTTGGGCAAAGAATATTTTCCCAACAGTAATCTGGCCATGAAAGATGACCTGAAGAGCGCAATGATCAACTACTATGATTTTATGACTGCATATCAGAATTTACTGCGGGATGGCGGTACATTCAATAACATAACTCTTTCGTCAACAGATAATAAACTCTCAATAGGGACCTGGCCTGCTGCTGCCAGAAAAGTGGCGGTGTTTGGCAAGAAGGTTGATAATAAACAGGTTATCCACCTGATTAATTTCACCAATTCCAAGACTCAGAATTGGCGGGATAATACGGGTGTTCAGGTATCTCCTACACTCGTCAAGAATGCAACATTGGTACTGACCAGCGATGCCATTGTGAAAAAGATATGGGTAGCTTCTCCTGATATTATTGGCGGAGCTTCCCGAACCGTCAACTTTGCTCAAAACGGAAATAAAGTGAGCTTCATCCTGCCCGAGTTGAAGTACTGGAGTATGGTGGTTGTTGAATATTAA